GTGACGCCGTATTGGATGCCGATGACCTTGTGGTCGGTCGAAAAAACGTAGCCGCGCCAGAAGCCGGGATCCTCGTGATGATGGGCGTCGGCGTGGGCGTGTGGGGCTTCTTTCGTGGGCTGCATGGTTCGGTTCGGGCTGAAAACGGGCGCGGCTTTCCGCGCGAGCGGCATTTAGTTAGCTGTCGGTCGAAGGGAGTGTCAACAAGCGATTCGTTTCCCGGTCAAGTTCCACGCGGGCTAATCCATCACTTCACCTTGTCAAATGCCAGCAGGCCGAGCAGCACCGGCAGATACAGGATGGACATCAGGAAAAGCCGCCGCGCCGAGGCGTGGCTGAGGGTCCGCGCGAATTGCACCGCGCAGAGCAAAAACGCAACTCCCAGCACAAGCGCGCCCGCGAGGTAGAGCGCGCCCGCGAGCTTGAAGATGAACGGCGAAAGGCTCACCGGCAGCAACCCGAGCGTGTGGCTCACCGCCTGCCGGCCCGTGCGCCCGCCCGCGGGGTCTACCACCGGCAGCATCACGTAGCCGGCCTTCGCATATTGGTCGCGGTAAAGCCACGCGATCGCCAGGAAGTGCGGGAGCTGCCAGAAAAACAGGATCGCGAAGAGCGCCCAGCCCTCCGTCGTGATCTCCCCGCGCGTCGCCGTCCAGCCCATCAACGGTGGAAGCGCGCCGGGCACCGCGCCGATGGCGGTGTTGAGCGACGTGACGCGCTTGAGCGGCGTGTAAACAAACAGGTAACTGCCGAGCGTCAGCGCGCCGAGCAGGCTCGTTATGAGGTTCACCGTCAGCGCGAGGTGCACCATGCCCGCCGCGGATGCGAGCCCGCCGAGCACCAGCACGGTGCCGGGCTGCAAATGCCCCGCGGGCAACGGCCGCTCCTCGGTGCGGAGCATCAGCGCGTCGTGCTCGCGCTCGAGGTATTGGTTGAGCGCCGCAGCGCCGCAGGCGAGCAAGCCCGTGCCAAGCATCGCGTGCAGGAAGAGCGCCCAGTCCATCGCGCCGCGGTGGCCCATCTGGAAGCCGACG
This genomic interval from Verrucomicrobiota bacterium contains the following:
- the cyoE gene encoding protoheme IX farnesyltransferase, with protein sequence MKATANPIAEPGIAAKSRFAVFSDLFKARLTTLVLLTTAVGFQMGHRGAMDWALFLHAMLGTGLLACGAAALNQYLEREHDALMLRTEERPLPAGHLQPGTVLVLGGLASAAGMVHLALTVNLITSLLGALTLGSYLFVYTPLKRVTSLNTAIGAVPGALPPLMGWTATRGEITTEGWALFAILFFWQLPHFLAIAWLYRDQYAKAGYVMLPVVDPAGGRTGRQAVSHTLGLLPVSLSPFIFKLAGALYLAGALVLGVAFLLCAVQFARTLSHASARRLFLMSILYLPVLLGLLAFDKVK